ATCAGCGCTCTTGTAGATCGATTCCGATTAGGGGCGATACTTTCAAACTCTTCAGGCAGATGTAACACTAATAAGTCGCCACTAGAGCCTTTAAGCCTAGAGATAGAGTCCCACCCTCCTACGGCTAAAATAATATCGCCAACTTCGAGTCGCTCATCAAAAATATCATCACTTAAGATAGCGCCTTTGCGTTTTATCGCCGCAACACTTAAGCCGCTTTTGCTACGAACACTGGCATCTTTGATGGTTTGCCCAATTAACGCAGAGTCTGGCGCTAACATCACTTCAGCAAGCCCTACTTCTCGACTTAACAACACGTTGTCTTCGGCCTGCCAAGCGAGTAATTCAACGCCACCAGGGTCGGCCAACAAATTCACATCAATCGAACGCGCCATCACAAACAACTCATCGCCTGCAATAATACGGGTGTTGGCCAAAACCTCTTTAATCTCTTTCTGCCCTGCATCTCGACTGCGGTAAGCTAACACTGTTACGCGATACTGACTGCGCAAACGTGCCTCGGCGATAGTCATGCCATTTAAAGGGGAGTTTTCAGGTATGCAGATGCGATGAATCAGACCCTGAAGGTTATATTCACCAACAAGGTGCTCTAGGGTTAACCTCGACTCAATAACGGGCAGCTCACTACGCTCTCGTAGTTTACCCATATTAACGAACAACAGGTAAACAACACCGAGCATCAACGTCACCAACCCAAAAGGTGCAAATTCAAAAAAACCAAACTCTTGACCCGACGCCTTCTCAAGCGCCTGCGAAACCACTAAATTCGGCGGTGTACCGATCAGGGTTAACATTCCGCCCATCAACGCGCCAAATGCCAATGGCATCATAATAACCGATGGCGCAAGACTAAGACGTTTGCACATGCTCAGCACTACAGGTATCAAAATCGCAACCGCACCCGTAGAGCTCATAAACGCTGACAAAAACGCGACCACAAGCACCACTAACACTAATGCCAGTACTTTATTACCCTGTGATAACTCGACAATCTTTTCGCCTGCTCGCCCTGCAACACCGGTTTTAAGCAAGGCATCACCCACCACAAACAAGCCTGCAATCAGAATAACCAGTGGGTCACCAAAGCCACTGAATGCCTCAGCAGGGGTCAGAATACCGGTTAATGCCAGCGCTAAAATAACGCCTAACGCGGTGATATCTAAACGTATCCACTCACTGGCGAACAGCACAATCGTAAGCGCAAGAATACCGTAGACTATAGCTATTTCGAGAGTCACCAGAACGCCTTTAAATCTATGTTACTCAACAGCTGTATTGGCAGCGCTTTCGGTTTTATCCAGTAGCTCAACAATAGTGTTGGAGTATTCGCTTACTAAACGATACTTCTCTTCAGCCTTCTGCACATCACCGGCCTGCTTTGCTTGAATAATCTCACGAATCAAGGAGTGTAACTCCTCATGTGGTTTTTCTACCTCTTTTAATGCAGCAATATTACCAAACTTCTTGAGCCCATCGGAGTAATACCATTTACCAAATTCACAGTGATGATGAGAAACTGCCTGCTCCTCTTTAAGAGAGGACTTACCATCTAAGTATGAGCGCAGTTTTGTCTTCCAATTTAAGTGCGCCGCCTTAGCCGAAGAGAGATCTAGCAATTGACCCGTATCGACGCCACTCTGCTTTATCAGTTGGGTAAGATTGGATGATATCTCAGCTAAGCTCTCTGTATCTTTACGCGCCTGCTCAGCTTGTAGCGAGGTATTATTTGAAATGTCGCACACCCGAACTAAATTTGCACTGATCTCTTCGGCCACAGAACTCTGCTGCTCTGAAGCTGCAGCTATTTGAATGTTCATGCCGTTTATCATTTCTAGCTGACTCGATATCTCTTGCAAAGATGAGTGCACCATCTCAACCTGCTCTAAACACGTCTCCCCGTCGGTATGGGCTATTTGCATGGCCGATACCGAGCTCTGCGCCTGCTGCTGCAACCCCTGTATC
This genomic window from Alkalimarinus sediminis contains:
- a CDS encoding SLC13 family permease, whose translation is MTLEIAIVYGILALTIVLFASEWIRLDITALGVILALALTGILTPAEAFSGFGDPLVILIAGLFVVGDALLKTGVAGRAGEKIVELSQGNKVLALVLVVLVVAFLSAFMSSTGAVAILIPVVLSMCKRLSLAPSVIMMPLAFGALMGGMLTLIGTPPNLVVSQALEKASGQEFGFFEFAPFGLVTLMLGVVYLLFVNMGKLRERSELPVIESRLTLEHLVGEYNLQGLIHRICIPENSPLNGMTIAEARLRSQYRVTVLAYRSRDAGQKEIKEVLANTRIIAGDELFVMARSIDVNLLADPGGVELLAWQAEDNVLLSREVGLAEVMLAPDSALIGQTIKDASVRSKSGLSVAAIKRKGAILSDDIFDERLEVGDIILAVGGWDSISRLKGSSGDLLVLHLPEEFESIAPNRNRSTRALMIMTAMVLALTFTSMPAVVVVLLTALAMVLSGCLTMPQAYSSVNWSSVVVIAGMLPMAMALDKTGGMLLVTDYLTGLLQGQSLLVVLTGLFVITSLFSQFISNTATTVLMAPVAIVMANNLGLSEMGLLMTVAIAASTAFATPVASPVNMLVMGPGEYRFVDFLKVGTPLIAIALAVVLVMVPLFYPGSP
- a CDS encoding methyl-accepting chemotaxis protein; this translates as MNNKLLISALIVSYFAITVVWLSGSYVVSLIVVSITSLVAAAVYAALNKSTSDDSLQDSSDSDKQALFVTVATCTNQLAFSSSRIADSTDATSDNVSMQQGEIEQVATAMEEMSSTVHEVASNTVAASNASQQANDSAHQGLEQANITQQKIEQLVQQMGAASQLIEELGTQSETIGSVLDVIKSIAQQTNLLALNAAIEAARAGEQGRGFAVVADEVRTLAGRTQVSAEEIEQMIQGLQQQAQSSVSAMQIAHTDGETCLEQVEMVHSSLQEISSQLEMINGMNIQIAAASEQQSSVAEEISANLVRVCDISNNTSLQAEQARKDTESLAEISSNLTQLIKQSGVDTGQLLDLSSAKAAHLNWKTKLRSYLDGKSSLKEEQAVSHHHCEFGKWYYSDGLKKFGNIAALKEVEKPHEELHSLIREIIQAKQAGDVQKAEEKYRLVSEYSNTIVELLDKTESAANTAVE